The region ACGCCCCCGGCAATCGGGATGCCCTTCGCCAAGGTAAGAACCGACCGCTGCGTCCCGTACTTGGCGAGAAGCATAAACCCCACCCGCGCGTTGATCCTCCGAATGACAGCGATCGGGATCGCCTTGATTACTTGCGCAGTCAACTTTGTCCCGATCTTGACTCCGACCCCATGGAGTGCGCTCCCTAGCGTTCCGCCCGCCGTCGCGAGTGTGATGACGGTCTGGACGTGCGGGTCCGAGATGTCGTAGCCCCGAAGGTACGCAATCGCCCCAACAAGTCGCGCGTTGATCACCAGCGCCCCCGCAACGTTCGCGGGGAGCGTGACGGGCATGGTCACGAAACCGCCTAGGCCGGTGAAGAACCCGTTTGTCGAAGACGCAGCCATAGACTCCTTGATTAGTCGATCGATTACCCGCTCGATCGCCGCCTCGCTCACTTGGTCACGCAGTGGCTCGCGATCAGAATCGGTAAACGGGCCGCGCATGTACGGGTCGACCTTGCCGAGACGGGCCTCCGCGTATGGGATCGACCCAGCGATCGGACCTACACCATCTCGGGTGATCCTGATGACCTGATTCTGGAAGAAGCGAACCATCGCGTTGGAAGTACCCTCACCGTGTTCGCCCGCGTCCGTCTCGTTCGCGTCCATCGCTCTCCGTCCCTGGTAGCGCTCGCGGCTCATCGAACCACACGCGTGGATCGACACCGTCCCATAGCTCTGTTACGCCGGCAGAAAGCCGTGAATCGGCGCGCATGAAGATCCGTGCCTACGGCGAACGGGCGATTTCCGCCTTCACAGCCTGGAAGATCCTGGTCAAGCTGCGCTGCTGCTCCGGCCGGGCCACCGCGATCGTGCAGGCCATCCTCGTCCTGCACCACCTCTTAAGCCAACCATTACCCAGGACGAAGAGCATCAATGCATGCCGGGCAGCCAGACAGCAGATCCCCCGCAACACGCAAGGCGCCGACCGGCCTGGTGCTTCTGACGGTGGCTGGGAGTCATCAGGTGGTCCTTAGGAGACGGTTATGGAGAAAGCTTCGATCACCTACGAAGGCTGCCAACCCCCATCGATGGCGTCCTGGAGCCGCTTACTGAACTCCGCGTGCGCCTGCCGGTACTCGTTCTCCCGATCCGCCTTGTAGAACGGCGCCACGTACCCCTCCGGCACCGGATTCCGCTCCGGGTCATCCAGGTACGCCATCAACTGCTCGTAGTGCTCCTTCGTTTGCCCGTATCCGAACGCGTAGGGATCAGCGGCGATTCTCCGGCCAGACACGTCGCACCACATTCGCTCCTCGCGCTCGTTGAGGATAGGGTACCGCGCCCGCAGGATTGCGATCAACTCCTCTATCTCGATGCCCAGCCAGACGGCTACCAGTGCGTCGATCTCGACAAGCGCGGCACGTCGCTCTCGCTCTGTTCTGAGCGGCGTCCCCCCGTCCCACGCCGGCCCAACATCTCCAAGCGATCCCAGCCCTGCCCACCGCACCGCCCACCGCTCGGCACGCCAGCGCGGATCGAATAGTTCGCTCCACAGGGCCGCGAACGCATTGGTTAAACAGTTGAGCCGCAGCGTCCTCAGCAGTAGATCGGGCGCCAGTGGGTGGTCGACCTGCGGCGAGGGCAGGGCCTCCAGATCGGCGACGTCCAGATGGCCTCGCCCCGTGATGCGAAGTTGGTAGTCGATCGGAAGCGCCGCTAGGAGCCCACCGACAATCGCCGTGGCACGATTGGTTGTCATTGACATGCTGCGGACGGCATGTATGTGCGCCGGCCCCGGAGGGATGAGCGCCGCGAATAACGAGCGCTCAATGTTAAAAGCGATCATTTCGCGCCACACGACCCGATAGTGGCTTGTATATCGTTCTCCATTCCACAGGTCCTGGGCCTTTTGGGTCTTCGACTCCTCCGGGGTTATGACGTAGTTCGTTCTTGGCACAAAGTCTTCGGGCAGGGCGGTAAGATCGAGCGGGTCCCAATCATGGTTGTTGCGATATGGGATACGGGATTGCTTGGCGAACGGCGTCGCGACCCCGAACTGCGGTCCCTGGATGACGAGTCCCGCAAGATTACGCGGTGTGATCTGTTGCCACCGAATCAGGCCGTCCTTTTTCGCGCTTGCCTCGTGATAGCCACTACTGATGTATGGAGCGTCGGCCGCCAACCGGCGGCCGACCGACGCTAATGCGGCAATGGCGCGCTCTTCGTGCACCGTGACCGGCTGAAGTAGCGACGCGTGGGTAACATCCTCCTCAGTCTCACCGCCGCGCAGCCGCTGCCACACCGCCAGCGTCGACTCGTCGACCTCGACCACCCGGGACGAGTGTGGCCGATTATCCGGTGTGCCACCGTAACGCTGGCCCGGCACCGGTCCGTCCCCAAGATGTCTTAGCGATTCGGGCAGCACCGACGCGGTGTAGAGCCGACTCAGATGATTGAATCGAACGGGACCGGGGCGGCCGTAGACGTGCAGCCCGAATTCGACAGCCCGGCCTGCGTCACTGAACGCCCAGTTACCGCCGTTGACGAACCCGCCATGTACCCGAAGACGGTGGTATGCGGCGCTGCGTAGGAGAACCTCCTTAGTGCCAGCGAAGTGCGTGTCCGGATGCACAAGTCCTGCTGTCCCATCCCGACCGAGATGAGTCCAAGTTCGACACATGAAGCATCGGTAGAGATTCGGCTGGGTGCCCACCAACAGCGGGTACATCGTTGAGTGCCCGAGCACGGCAGTCAAGCCGGCGTTGACAATCAGCTCGGCTAGAAAGTCCGATCGGGCTGACGCGGATTGTTTGAAGAGTGCACTCTTGCGTGCTCGCCAATCGTCCACCGGAGCCTTTTCTACCAACCGGAACCATGGATCGTGCTCGGCAAGAACACCGTCTTCTAGCCAGCGCGGACGGACCCAGGGCGGATTGCCGACCTGGATGTCAAAGCCGCCGTTGCCGAACGCTTGGGAGAAGATTAGCTCCCAATGGAAGAAAGCTTGCCCTTCAGCAACCGACTCGGCTGATGGTAGCCAAGGGAAACGGCCGCCGAGGCGGTACGCTGGCTCCATACCCGTTGGGCCGATCAGCGAATCTTCGTAGTCGCTCAGTTCGTCCAATGACGAGAACCCGCTGACCAACGAGTCGGCTGGGATGTCGGCCCGCCCGATCAACGCCTCCGCGAAGGTCAGCCAGTCGTCGAGGTTGGTCAGGGCCACCGGTCGATCAAATTGTTCAGCCCGGCTAATCTTGCGTGTAACGGTCGGCCTCGTCGGCAGCTTAAGCTGCTGCGCCTGTTCCTGGCCAAAGATGTCGGTAACCACATAGACGGCTGGGTCCTCGTACTCCGGCTCTTCGCTCACGTGGGTTATTTCGACGGGTGCTGCTGGGTACGCGTCGTCGGCGCCGTCGAGTAGGCCGACCTTGTCCAAGGGCCAGAACCAGAGCGCGCACCAGACGTCCATCAGCGTCTTGAGGCGCCAATATGGTGTGCCGGGGCTGGTCAGGTCTTCGAGAATCTTCTCCCGGGCCACCGCCCCGGTGACCGGTGGCAGGTCGTCAGCGCCCCAGACCTTGATATCGCGGCGGATCTCCTGCTCCGAGATGGCCAGCCGCTGCTGCACCAGGTCCCACAGGAACTCGACCCGGCCGGCGAGCGCCTGCAACCTCGCCACCTGCGACGGCTTACCGCGCGAGCCCTTGGCGGACGGGACGCGCTTCATCGCCGTACGCCATGCTTTTAGTCGTTTAGTCTGGGCCGGCGCCAGCTCGCGGGCCTCCTTCTCCCCCGCGACCGCGCCCCAGCCGTCGGCGGGGAGCAGGAAGTGGTGGATGGTGCCCTCGTCGATCTTGCCGTCCCGGAACGGCTTGTCCTGCGGGGCGGTGGTCAGCCACGACTTGTCGGTGAGCTGCTTCGGGTCGTAGAGCTTGCGTCCGCCGCCGATGAGGGAATTGCCGCGCTGGAGGTGCAGGCCGAACCAGGGGGCCTGGAGGCCGGAGTGCATGACGTTGAGCCAGAGCGAGACCTCGGCCAGTTCGACGGCGGTGCGGTTGAGGTCGACGCCGTAGCAGTTGTGCAGGGCGATGTACGCCTTCACCCGCTGGAGTTCGAGGTGGTAGCCCTCCGGTTCGAGGGTGAGCTCCAGCTCCTTCTGCCGGCGGCGCAGGTATTCGGCGGCGACCTGGTTGATCGCCTCGTTGAGGAAGGCGCCGGAGCCGAGCGCCGGCTCGCAGATCGTCCAGTCAAGCAGTTCACGTGCCCGGGTCGTGGTCCCGTCCTGGTCCAGGCGGTACTTCAACGCGAGCTGGACGGTGACCTCGGTCAGCGACTGCGGGGTGTAGTAGGAGGCGCTCGTCTGCCGGTCCCGGCCGGCGAGCCGGTAGACGAACTGACCCGGCTCG is a window of Micromonospora sp. NBC_01699 DNA encoding:
- a CDS encoding class I SAM-dependent DNA methyltransferase; protein product: MSFESLTNRGEYLSAHYLAEVLPVTLKGGLLKRWAEERKGGRLTPDAGLVGMRRDFFDARTELADVELFDPERLRKLHDELLRALAFDPQPQVITVERAGQEHEIRVAHAELSSAHGIVALDCGWAVDTDAAQDPDGAGRLLAPVTLAGGDTIETGAKLASWLFAAENPPRYVLILSGGVITLADRSVWGEGRYLAVSLDSAYARNEERELDVVAALFGADSLRPPAEGGTEPLADLVAGSRQHAVGVSGELREGLRISVELIANEVLDRIRQAGYQPQQVMELDELAKELGREALRYLYRILFLLYAEARPELGVLPVDDPEYVEGYSLGRLGDLISRRLAPSAGGGFHLYESLDLLFRMVNEGHRARGGETVEEKASEGEGLRFEPMRSDLFLPEKTKLIGWQLPQPDSDPDDPDGPKLDTRLRNATLYEVLRRLMLTKGGRKRRGGFISYAQLGINQLGAVYEGLMSYTGFVATEKLYEVAKNGDPKDGSWMIPATKHDEYEDAVFVYKENPYTGVRSQVSYEPGQFVYRLAGRDRQTSASYYTPQSLTEVTVQLALKYRLDQDGTTTRARELLDWTICEPALGSGAFLNEAINQVAAEYLRRRQKELELTLEPEGYHLELQRVKAYIALHNCYGVDLNRTAVELAEVSLWLNVMHSGLQAPWFGLHLQRGNSLIGGGRKLYDPKQLTDKSWLTTAPQDKPFRDGKIDEGTIHHFLLPADGWGAVAGEKEARELAPAQTKRLKAWRTAMKRVPSAKGSRGKPSQVARLQALAGRVEFLWDLVQQRLAISEQEIRRDIKVWGADDLPPVTGAVAREKILEDLTSPGTPYWRLKTLMDVWCALWFWPLDKVGLLDGADDAYPAAPVEITHVSEEPEYEDPAVYVVTDIFGQEQAQQLKLPTRPTVTRKISRAEQFDRPVALTNLDDWLTFAEALIGRADIPADSLVSGFSSLDELSDYEDSLIGPTGMEPAYRLGGRFPWLPSAESVAEGQAFFHWELIFSQAFGNGGFDIQVGNPPWVRPRWLEDGVLAEHDPWFRLVEKAPVDDWRARKSALFKQSASARSDFLAELIVNAGLTAVLGHSTMYPLLVGTQPNLYRCFMCRTWTHLGRDGTAGLVHPDTHFAGTKEVLLRSAAYHRLRVHGGFVNGGNWAFSDAGRAVEFGLHVYGRPGPVRFNHLSRLYTASVLPESLRHLGDGPVPGQRYGGTPDNRPHSSRVVEVDESTLAVWQRLRGGETEEDVTHASLLQPVTVHEERAIAALASVGRRLAADAPYISSGYHEASAKKDGLIRWQQITPRNLAGLVIQGPQFGVATPFAKQSRIPYRNNHDWDPLDLTALPEDFVPRTNYVITPEESKTQKAQDLWNGERYTSHYRVVWREMIAFNIERSLFAALIPPGPAHIHAVRSMSMTTNRATAIVGGLLAALPIDYQLRITGRGHLDVADLEALPSPQVDHPLAPDLLLRTLRLNCLTNAFAALWSELFDPRWRAERWAVRWAGLGSLGDVGPAWDGGTPLRTERERRAALVEIDALVAVWLGIEIEELIAILRARYPILNEREERMWCDVSGRRIAADPYAFGYGQTKEHYEQLMAYLDDPERNPVPEGYVAPFYKADRENEYRQAHAEFSKRLQDAIDGGWQPS
- a CDS encoding EcsC family protein; its protein translation is MDANETDAGEHGEGTSNAMVRFFQNQVIRITRDGVGPIAGSIPYAEARLGKVDPYMRGPFTDSDREPLRDQVSEAAIERVIDRLIKESMAASSTNGFFTGLGGFVTMPVTLPANVAGALVINARLVGAIAYLRGYDISDPHVQTVITLATAGGTLGSALHGVGVKIGTKLTAQVIKAIPIAVIRRINARVGFMLLAKYGTQRSVLTLAKGIPIAGGVVGAGVDATFTALVGRAAKASFPAQV